A genomic segment from [Flavobacterium] thermophilum encodes:
- the gcvT gene encoding Aminomethyltransferase — protein sequence MLKRTPLFPVYARYNAKTVEFGGWEMPVQFSSIKEEHEAVRTRAGLFDVSHMGEIAVRGRGSLAFLQKLMTNDVAKLRPGRAQYTLMCNEDGGTVDDLLIYQKGESDYLLVVNAANTEKDFAWLNEHIDADVELDNVSAQTAQLALQGPAAERVLQKLTNLDLPAMRPFSFQDNVEVAGVKALVSRTGYTGEDGFEIYCQAEDAITLWEAILTAGAEDGVLPCGLGARDTLRFEACLPLYGQELSETISPLEAGLGFAVKTEKESPFIGQAALKRQKEAGPPRRLVGIEMMDRGIPRHGYRVFAGSAEVGFITTGTQSPTLKKNIGLALVTADVAAAGQVVEVDIRGKRLKAKIVPIPFYKRTKS from the coding sequence TTGTTAAAGCGCACGCCGCTATTTCCGGTATACGCCCGTTACAACGCCAAAACAGTCGAATTTGGCGGCTGGGAAATGCCGGTGCAGTTTTCAAGCATCAAGGAAGAGCATGAAGCGGTAAGGACGCGCGCCGGACTGTTTGACGTCTCCCACATGGGGGAAATTGCGGTCCGCGGCCGCGGAAGCCTTGCCTTTTTGCAAAAACTGATGACGAACGATGTCGCCAAGCTTCGTCCAGGGCGGGCGCAATACACGCTCATGTGCAACGAAGATGGCGGCACGGTCGATGATTTGCTTATTTATCAAAAAGGAGAGAGCGACTATTTGCTTGTCGTCAACGCCGCCAATACGGAAAAAGATTTTGCCTGGCTGAATGAGCACATCGATGCGGATGTCGAGCTTGACAACGTTTCAGCGCAAACGGCGCAGCTTGCTCTGCAAGGACCAGCGGCCGAACGCGTGCTGCAAAAATTAACCAATCTGGATTTGCCGGCGATGCGTCCGTTTTCGTTCCAAGACAATGTGGAAGTGGCCGGCGTAAAGGCGCTCGTCTCGCGCACCGGCTATACGGGCGAAGACGGGTTCGAGATCTATTGCCAGGCAGAGGATGCCATCACGTTATGGGAGGCCATTTTAACAGCCGGGGCCGAAGACGGCGTCCTCCCATGCGGACTGGGAGCGCGCGATACGCTCCGGTTTGAGGCGTGTCTGCCGCTTTACGGCCAAGAATTGTCCGAAACGATCTCCCCGCTTGAAGCCGGGCTCGGGTTTGCCGTCAAAACGGAAAAAGAATCGCCGTTTATCGGCCAGGCCGCGTTAAAGCGGCAAAAAGAAGCCGGACCGCCGCGGCGGCTTGTCGGCATCGAGATGATGGACCGCGGCATTCCGCGCCATGGCTACCGGGTATTTGCCGGGAGCGCTGAAGTCGGATTCATTACGACCGGCACGCAGTCGCCGACGCTGAAGAAAAACATCGGGTTGGCGCTCGTGACAGCGGATGTTGCCGCAGCCGGTCAGGTCGTGGAGGTGGACATTCGCGGCAAGCGCTTGAAGGCGAAGATTGTACCGATCCCGTTTTACAAGCGGACGAAGTCATAA